taaaaatacaaaaaaaattagctgggcgtggtggcagacacctgtaattgCAGTTACTTGAGagattgaagcaggagaatcgcttgaacccgggaggcagaggtggaagtgagctgagatcgtgccactgtactccagcctgagcaacagagtgaaactccccatatcaaataataataataaaactggatGAAGTACAGAAAACGAGGATTGCAGCAAAAGTATGGCATTTAAATcccagaaaagggaaaggaaatgcCTGTGGCCCAACACAAGATCAAGGCAGAGACAGAACTAAAACTGGATCTGGCTTAGAGTAGGCAAAGGGATCCTGATCCTTTGCTCCAGTGgttccttaattttctttttcttttcttttctttttttttttgagatgaacgaACTCTCGCtcctgtcccccagactggagtgcgatggcacaatctcggctcactgcaacctctgcttcccgggttcaagagattctcctgcctcagcctcccgagtagctgggattacaggcgcctgccaccatgcctggctaatttttgtatttttaatagagatggggtttcaccatgttggccaggctggtctcgaactcctaacctcaggtgatccaccccccccgcacctggcctcccaaagtgctgggattataagcatgagctcCCCGTGCCTGGCTGGTTCCTTAATTTTCAAAGGGTAAGACTCAGAAGAGAGGCCCtgcgtggtggctcccgcctataatcccagcactttgtgtttttgttttagtttttctgagatggagtcttgctctgtcacccacgctggagtgcagtagcatgatctcagttcactgcaacctcttcatCCTGGTTCAAGGGAGTCTCCTGCACGAGTCTcatgcaggtgcacaccaccacacctggccattttttttttttttgtatttttagtagagacaaggtttcaccatgttggccatgctggccttgaactcttgacctcaggtgatcagcccgcttcggcctcccaaagtgctgggattataggtgtgagccaccacgcccagcctaattccagcactttgggaggccaaggtgggtatatttgcttgagtccaggagtttgagaccagcctgggaaacatagggagactttgtatctacaaaaaataaacaaaaccagcaGGGCtgggcatatgcctatagtcccaggtactagggaggggaggtgggaggatagcttgagcctgggaggtcaaagctgcagtgagccaagatggtgccactgcacgccagcctggaagctagagcgagaccctgtctctaaacactaaaactaaaactaaataaataaaatgaaaaaaaaagaaaaaagaaagactcaagggtggacgtggtggttcatgtctgtaatcccagcactttgggaggccaaggcaggtgaatcactcgaggtgaagagttcgagaccagtctgtccaacatggtgaaaacccatctctactaaaaatacataaattagccatgcatgatggctggcgcctgtaattccagctacttgggaggctgagacaggagaattgcttgaacccgggaggtggaggttgtagtgagccgagatggcgccactgcactccagcctggatgctagagtgagactccatctgggaaaaaaaaaaaaaaaaaaaaaaggccgggcatggtggctcacgcctgtaattccagcactttgagaggccgaggtgggcagatcatgaggtcaggagatcaagaccatcttggccaacacggtgaaatcccgtctctactaaaaatacaaaaaattagccgggcatggtggtgagcccctgtagtcccagctactcgggaggctgaggcaggagaatgaggtgaacccaggagagggaggttgcagtgagccgagttcacgccactgcactccagcctgggcgatagaaccagactctctctctctcaaacaaacaagaaaagcccaggcgcagtgactcatgcctgtaatcccagcactttgggaggccgaggcgagtggatcacttgaggtcaggagtttgagatcagcctgaccaacatggtgaaaacacatctctactaaaaaaaaatacaaaattagccaggcgtggtggtgcaggcctataatcccagctacttgggaggtaggagaatcacttgaacccgggaggcaggcactccagcctgggcaacaagaacgaaactctgtctcaaaaaaaaaaaagaaaaaaaaaagactcagtaaCAAACACAGTAGCATCATATCAATTAGAAGGACAGGTCATTCTTGAAAACGGGCACAAGTAGCCTATGCAGAATAATTCTCTTTCTTGGTAGGAAATGATGAGGAGTAGAAAATCATTGAGAGAGGAACCAGACAAATCCTATAGCATATGGCCAGGTCCAGTCCAGCTATCCTAGAGCATTGAACTCCACCTCAGTGCATTCTGCAAGCTTTCAGTCTCTACTCACTGCGCTCATCAGGGAATAGGGAAGTAAAGATACTGTGTGAAAGTGCTGTCTTGCATTGTTATGTAATTGGTGCCTTCACAGATGAggtcattaaatattttcccaGTCAGCCTGCCCAGCCAGAAGGGTCACTGTGACCATCTAATCTAACTCTTCCTGTTCTTCAACTGAGGACACTAAGGACCAGAGTAATAAAGTGAATTACCAAAGCCTCTTGTATACTACTTTACCTCATATGTTAAGTCTGGTGACTAAATTATAAAaagaactagaagaaaacatggacaactttttttttttttgacacggagtcacgctctgtcactaggccggaatgcagtggcatgatctcggctcactgcaacctctgcctcccgggttcaagcgattctccttcctcagcctcccaagtagcctggactacaggcatgcactatcacgctctgctaatttttacatttttagtagagacggtttcaccatgttggccaggctggtctccaactcttgaccttgtgatctgtccgcctcagcctcccaaagtgctgggattataggcatgaaccaccacacccggccaaccaAATGgacaacatttttataattttagaatgtGAGAAGCCTTTCTAAGCAAAATAGATATAATTGTTAAGAAGAGTGAGCTCCATCTATATGAAAATGGTAGAATGGAAATATCTGTTCATtgttaaattaaaacaacaaaaaggtgcTCTTCACGTGCTCCAGGATACATCTTGTCAGTAAGTGTGACCAGCCAGTGAAAACTGGGAAGAGTATTCCTAAAAAAGTTGGAGGAGGTCTCATCTTATACAAGGAGGCTGCCAGATCTTTCCTTAGGCTCTCATCAGCACCTGAGGGAGAATAAAACTACAGAGTAAAAGGAAAATCACTGGCCATCTGGGGAAAAGCATTCATTTCTAAGTTGCATCACAATCTGATCTCATCTCAATTGAGGCCTTGTCAAAttgctaaataaaaacaaattgtttaaaaatcatcTTAACAGGAAAACAGATATTGTCCAGAATATGGAAATggattttaaatagcatttttacataaaagctaaaaatatctAATGTTTATAGTCAAAGCAAAGAAGAATACTCTtctagacacacatacacatacaaacacaggacctataatgtatatatagatacGCACACGTATTAATGTAAAATTCCAGCAACCAGTGATAATGTTAAATCCAGGAAGTGAGACCAAGGTCTGCAGAGAAGAGATTCAGTCATTTTTTCATTGTATgcctttttatacttttatggttttcagttattttcataactaaattttttaaaagaaaaaatatggataGACTTTGGAAGTAATGAGTCTGATACAAAAgctcttataaaagagaagacaccggccgggcgcggtggctcaagcctgtaatcccagcactttgggaggccgagacgggcggatcacgaggtcaggagatcgaaaccatcctggctaacacggtgaaaccccgtctctattaagaaatacaaaaaactagccgggcgaggtggcgggcacctgtagtcccagctactcgggaggctgaggccggagaatggcgtgaacccgggaggcggagcttgcagtgagctgagatccggccactgcactccagcctgggcgacagagcgagactccgtctcaaaaaaaaaaaaaaaaaaaaaaaaaaaaaaaaaaaaaaaaaaaaaaagagaagacaccaAACATACGTTGCCCTGGGGACAAGAAGTGAACTTATGGGACCTCAGATGGATGTTTTCTGAGCACTTAATCCAGAATCAAACACTTTGCTTGCCTTTCTCATGCTCTGCTTTTGTGAGGGTCGGTAATGTCTACTGTTGCTAAGAAACATTACTATTTAGGAACTTCTCTATGGAAGGATAATTACATTTGCTCTCTACTATAAATATCTACATGGATGTCTGAAGAATATTTGACTAATTGAGTTTAGGAGCAGGAATCCAATACCTAAGTAAATAGCCTCTTTCTAATTGATTGACACATGGAATTGAACTTGCACCCGTGGTGAGAAATATGGGAAAATTTGCTTTCTAAAAAAGTATttgggccagacacggtggctcacgcccataatcccagcactttgggaggccgaggtgggcagatcacaaggtcaggagtatgagaccagcctgaccaacgtggtgaaaccctgtctctactgcaaatacagaaattagccgggcgtggtggcatgtgcctgtaatcccagctactcaggaggctgaggcaggagaatcacttgaaccctggaggcggaggttgcagtgagcccagattgcgccactgcactccagcctgggtgacagagcgagactctatctcaaaaaactaaaaaaataaaatgaaaataacaatgctGGATTAAATTGTTTCATGTTAGTTTAGGAGTTCCATTTTCACTTCTCAATATATTTtacttagtttttgtttgttggttggttggttggttttgagacagtctcttgctctgtcacccaggctggagtgtagtggcgcgatctcagctcactgcaacctgcccctcccaggttcaagtggttctcctgtttcagcctcccgagtagctgggactacaggcacatgccaccatgcctggctaattttgtttttgtttttgttttgagatggagtctctctctgtcaccaggctggagtgtagtggtgcaatctcggctcactgcaacctctgcgtcccaggttcaagtgtttctcctgcctcagtctcccgagtagctgggactacaggcgtgtgtcaccatgcccagctaatttttgtatttttagtagagacagggttcaccatgttggccaggaaggtctcaatctccagactttgtgatccgccagcttcggcctcccaaggtgctgggattactggcataagccactgcacttggccttagtttttttgtttttgtttttgttttttaagatggagttttgcttttgttgcccaggctggagtgcaatggcgtgatctcagctcactgcaacctctgcctcccgggttcaaacgattctcctgcctcagcctcctgagtagctgggactacaggcgtgcgacaccacgcacggctaatttttatatttttagtagagatggggtttctccatgttggtcaggctgttctcgaactcccgatctcagctgatctgcccgcctcggccacccaaagtgctgggattacaggcatgagccaccatgcccgtcctaCTTAGTTTTTATATACTTCTTCACTCATTAGTTCATGTGGTTCTGAAGGGTTACTTAGTGTCACCTTGATCAGCCAACCATCTTCATAAGAAGATTTGTTTACAAGTCCAGTATGTTCTACAAGAGCTTCATTAATTTTGGTTACTTCTGCTATTTGAGAATAGAGTTCTTTAGCAGCTTTCACACTTTTCAAAGCACcaagttcatctttttttttttttttttttttgggacagagtttcactcttgttgcccaggctggagtgtgatgacgtaatctcagctcactggaacctccgcctcccaggttcaagagattctcctgcctcaggctcccgagtagctgggattacaggcatgtgccacctggctaattttatatttttagtagaggcggggtttctccatgttggtcaggctggtcttgaactcctgacttcaggtggtctaccctccgtggcctcccaaagtgctgagattacaggcatgagtcaccacgccctgcCACCAAATTCATCTTGTTTGTTCAATTTTTTCCCAACTGTAGGGAGACTACAGTAAACATTTCCCAAAACTTCCTGTGCAAAATTGCTGATTCCTACTGTTTTCATGCCATTTTCTGTTGTTATCCATTAGTGTTTGTTAATTACACACTGAGGGAGTGAGGCATATGCAGTTTCCAGAAGGCAGCCAGCATTGCCAGTGGGGTGGTGCAACCCTGgacccactttttaaaaattgtggtaattgaacagtgagaacacttgaacacagaaaggggaacatcacacatcgaggcctgttgtggggtggggggaggagggaggtatagcattaggagatatacctaatgtaaatgaggagttaatgggtgcagcacaccaacatggcacatgtatacatgtgtaacaaacctgcacgttgtgcacatgtaccctagaacataaagtataaaaaaaaattgtggtaaaatacacataacataaatgtaccatttcttttttttttttttttttttttttttttgagacggagtctcgctctgtcgcccaggctggagtgcagtggccggaactctgctcactgcaagctccgcctcccgggttcacaccattctcctgcctcagcctccggagtagctgggactacaggcgcccgccacctcgcccggctggttttttgtatttttttaagtagagacgggtttcaccgtgttagccaggatggtctcgatctcctgacctcgtgatccgcccgtctcggcctcccaaagtactgggattacaggcttgagccaccgcgcccagccaaatgtACCATTTCTtactgctttcttctttctttttttttttatttttgagatagggtctcgctttgtcatcaaagctggagtgcagtggcacaatcacagctgactgtagccttgacctcctgggatcaagcaattctcccgcctcagcctcctgagtagctaggaccatagacACATACCACcccatctagctaatttttatttttcattttatagagacaggatctcactatgttgcccaggctggtctagaactcctgggcccaagcaatcctcccacctcagtggcttcccaaagtgctgggattataggtgtgagtcactgtgcccagcctgttttttattattattattattattttgagacggagtctcgctctgtcgcccaggctggagtgcagtggctggatctcagctcactgcaagctctgccttccaggtttacgccattctcccgtctcagcctcccgagtagctgggactacaggcgcccgccaccacgcccggctagttttttgtatttttttagtagagacagggtttcaccgtgttagctaggatggtctcaatctcctgacctagtgatccgcctgtctcggcctcccaaagtgctgggattacaggcttgagccaccgcgcctggccagcctgtttattattttttccctcttctagACTGTAGAATTattcggctgggtgtggtggttcacgtctgtaatctcagcactttgggaggccgaagccggTGGATCGTggggtcaagagattgagatcatcctggccaacatggtgaatcccggctctactaaaaatacaaaaattagctggacgtggtggcacgcacctaaagtcccagctacttgggaggctgaggcaggacaatcgcttgaacccggaggcagaggttgcagtgagccgagattccgctactgcactccagcctcacaacagaacgagactcagtctcaaaaaacaaacaaaaaaaattcatgtagGTAGACAGTTTTGTTCAAAATTGTTTCCTATgctcctagcacagtgtctgacaaTAAACTTTCAGATAAAGGTGTATATctctgccaggcgtggtggctcatgcctgtaatcccagcactttgggaggctgaagcaggtggatcacctgaggtcatgagttcgagaccagcctggtcaacatggcaaaacctcgtctctattaaaatacaattaatagttgggcatggtagtgcatgcctgtaatcttagctactccggaggctgaggctggagaactgcttgaacccagggggcagaggttgcagtgagctgagatcatgccactgcactccagctaggtgacaatgagattctgtctcaaattaaaaaaaaaaaaaaagaaagaaaaaagaatgaagcccACCAATCTTGCCATGGCCCATACACCCCTCTGTGTAGCTGTGACCTGCCTCCCCTCAGCTGTGGCCTGCTCTGGATCCCTTGCTCACCATGTTTCAGCCATGCTGATCTCAATTCCTCTGTTTGGAACATGCTCTTTCTTCTGCTGGTAATATTCTTTCCCTTACAGTTTTATGATAATTCAGCTAAATAACAGTTTCTTAGGGAAATCTTACCCCTGAGAGTGACTAAGTCTACATGTTACATGGTCTCAAGCACAATATACTTTTCCTTTAGAGCAGTTATTACATTTATAGTTATTTGTATAATTAGTCATTAACTACCTGTTTTCCCTAAGATTGCAATTTCAAGAgggctttgtcttttttttttttttttagacgaagtctcactctgtcacccaggctggagtgcaatggcgggatctcaactcactgcaacctctacctcccaggttcaagcaattctcgtgcctcagccaactgagtagctgggactacaggcacctgccgtcatgcctggctcatttttctatttttagtagagacaggatttcaccatgttggctaggctggcttcgaactcctgacctaaggtgatctgcccatgtcggcctcctgaagtgctgggattacaggcgtgagccaccacgcccggctagctttGTTTTGATAACTATTATAtccatagtgcctggcacatagtatatgCTCATTaaacattcattgaataaatataaaagcatcTTCATATGACCTGTAGTCTAGCAAGATGGCGGCAATAAATTGCAACACATTGTGtcattaaatgtgtgtgtgtgtgtgcagaatcTCACTGTGTAAAAGAGGGAAATCAGTATCAGTCCTGATGTAGTTAGCACCTAGGTCCCCAAGTCTATTTGGGTCCAAGTGTAAGTATGGGATAAATAAATGGAGGGCAATAAATGATGGTAGGGCACATACACGGTGCTACCAGCAGAGAGAAGCAACACCCTAGCCGAATGGAAATGGTATTTTCTGAGGAGGTTACTGCTGAAAGTAGATGGAAGAACAGGAATTAGCTGGACTAAGGTGGCGATTGGTGGGTTGGGGGGATGACAGGGACAGAAGCAGGGTACTTGAAGCTAAGGGAAGACTTTGCACAAAGACCAATggtgagagagaaaacagagtcCAGTGATGTGGAGGAGGACAAATGGGTAAAGGGAAGTGAGCCCAGATCTTGTTAGCCAATTTAAAGATTTAGATTTTGTTCAGTGGCCAGTGGGGTGCCATTGAAAGTTtcaatgggctgggcacagtggctcatgcctgtaatcccagcactttgggaggctgaggcgggcagatcacctgaggtcaggagttcaagaccagcctggccaacgtggtgaaaccccatctctactaaaaatacaaaaattagccgggtgtggtggcacacgtgtgtaatcccagctactcgggagttgaggcaggagaatcgctcaaacctgggaggtggaggttgcagtgaaccaagatcgtgtcactgcgctccagtctaggtgacagagctagtctctgtctaaaaaaaaaaaaaaaaaaaaaaaaaatgtttcaatgaaGGTTTCAGAGGGTGCATGATGATACCTACATTCTACAAAGATCACTCTGATGACAGGGCCAAGAAGGAAGGCCACAGAGGTTTGTGCTGTTGTCTCAGAGTCCCCATTCTCAGAGTCCCCAGCAGGTGCTGAGGTTAGGTCTGCCCTAGCCAGGATCTTGTcaaggagggagggacagagaacCTGGAGGAACCACTCTGGTCTGCATCGAGCTCCTCCCTTTTCACTGCTGTGGTTCTGTGGTTTGGGCAGATGCATACATAGTCTTCAGAAGGTAAATTGTCATTGTTTTGTATTTAGTACAAGAGACTGTGCAGGCCCAGAATGACCTGGTGTTTGAGGCAGTCCAGGACAAAGGCAACATGGAGCAGGCCATCCTGGAGATGAAGAAAAGATCTGAAGCTGTAAGTGTAAACCCCAACCTCTTTCCAAGTGTGTTTTGGGCTTTGTAACCAGATCCAGAgagacacacttttttttttttttttttttttttttgagacggagtctcgctttgtcgtgcagtggcacgatcttggctcactgcaacttccacctcccgtgttcaagtgattctcctgcctcagcctcccgagtagctaggacttataggtgcgcaccaccacacctggctaatttttgtatttttagtagagatggggtttttcaccatgttggccgggatggtctcaatctcttgacctcatgatccacctgcctcagcctcccaaagtgctggggattgcaggcgtgagccaccatacccggctgagAAACCTTTAAAGTTGCAAATTTTCAGCTAAGACCAGAAGCCAGCACAGGCCACTTGGAAAGGGGCCAGCATATAGGCTAGCTTCCTTTCCCAAGGTTCCTTGACATGATGTGGGCCCCAGGGGTTCAATTCCAGAGTGTCGTTTTGCTTACCCTGGGAGGTTCCCTACAGGGAGCAAGCCGTGGTTCTGCGGTCACATCCAGTGGTCTGTTCTCATGTTTATTGTGCTTTCTGACTTGCACTGTCCATCACTGTCTTTCTCACTGCCTCTCTCCCCAGAGACAAGCAGAGTTTATAGAAATGAAGTCCAACCTGAAGCACCTTGAAGTTTTAGTTGCTCAACAGAGTCAGGAATTCCAGCAGCTGTGTGAGCAGCTAGGCCAGCTGAATGTGCCCAGTGTCCTAGCAGAGCTGAAGAGATTGATCTCAGTGCCTCCAGTACCTGGGCATGTAAAAGACAGCGCTTCTCAGACGTCGCCACCTTTGGCCCAGAGCCTCAATCTCACCGGGCAGGAAAAATACACCTTTGAGAAGCCAGTTTTATGGCAGGCCCAGGCCCTCCCTGCTGCATGGAATCCTGGTATGGGTTCCCTACAGCCTGGAGAATTTGGTGTCTGGGGTGAAGGAGCAAAGAATGATGCTCTCCAAGAAGAGGCTGCACTGCCAGCATTTGGGTCCCATGAAAGAAATAGGCATGTAAAGGACAAGGCAGTGCAGACTAACTGCAAGAACTGGGCTGTTACTAAAACAGATGCCAAGAACTGTGGTTCCAGCATCCAAGGCCATAAGATTCCTAGTGACAGGGACCTGGTTTCCCAAGGAGCCTCACAGCTCACATCACTGGAGATAAACAACTTTTCAACCAGCATTAAGAATGCCTGCCAAAAATATCAAGCCCAAAGTATGTTTTTGTGTGACCCACGTGAACATTTGGTGACTAAACAGAAAGATGGGACTGAAGAAATGCAGGGGAAAGACAAGAAGCAGCAGCCCAGGAAGGCCCACAGGGCCCACAGAGGCAGGCTCCTAGCCAGGAAGCAGAAACAGATCCCAAACCAGACCTCTAAATTCAATTCCAAATATCAGAGTCCTCAGCCTGCAATTTCTGTCCCACAAAGGCCCTTCCTGGGGCAGCAGGAACCCCATGCTCAGCCTCTGCATCTGCAGTATCCCAGGAGCCCCAGAAAACCAGTCTTCCCTATTCTGGGAGGAACAGTCATGCCCAATAAGACAGCAAGGGCAGTGCAGGGAAGACTCTTGCAGTTCAGCAGATGCTCTTCCCAAGACAACAGGCTACTTTCCAGCAGTTCCCAGGGGGACCACCAGATGAGCTGGTTCAGTGACCTCAATCTTGGATGTTCAGAGACCCCTCTATGCAAGGAGGCAGGAAAGAATTTGCTCTATGACCTGGGTTTTGATAGCAGTGATGATGATGACTTCTGACCAGCCCACAGTTAATTTATTGGTCTCAGCTAGAAAGACAAATTGCAGGACATTTGGGCTGGCCAAGAGCAGAAAGTCCCTGAAGCCTGCCAAATACCCTAGGGTCAGAGGCCCTGCTGAGGTGGGGTCAATGGGCACAAGGGGAGGGAAGGTCCAGCACTCTGGGTACCAGGTGCTGCCCATGACAAGGATTAAGTGCATCCTTATTTGTTGGAATGAAATGTGAAAATGGTGGTGATGAGAGCTGAGGCAGCAGCTTGGTTGTGGTGCATCTGGAGCCCCTGGGTGCCTGTACTTGGCGAAAGGCGGGCAGGCCTCCTTATGGAATACTGTGTAGCAGAAGGGCTCTCATAAAACTTGCTGTGGCAGCATGACTCCAAACAACACTTTTGGGTCTTTAAAATATTCCCTACACCTGACCAATACATTTTCAGGcctcaggatttttttctttcttatttttagccACTTATGCTGTCAgagtatttgcattttttgatCAGTAGACATATTACAGGACACCCTAAATCTTCTTGTGAACAGAGAAAATGATAAGCCTGACAGTGAAAGAGGTGACATGCACTAGCAAACGTCCAGAGCATCACTGCCCACAAGCCATTTTTCTTCCTGGCTGCTTTTTCCCTTGTCCTGTTTTTCAAGCACTTTCTTAAAACTAATAATATTTTAGACcttgtattatttctgaagagCAGTGGGCTTATATGGGACTTTGGCTTTCCATTTATATCTTGCTgaagttttttgaatttttgcaacacatatgtattttttgttatcagaaataaaacatttaaaagcatatatttttttctttttttttcccccctgagatggagtattgctctgtcacctaggctagagtgcagtggtgtgatctcagttcactgcaacctctgcctcccaggttcaagcaattctcctgcctcagcctcccgagtagctgggattacaggcacccaccaccatacccatctaatttttgtatttctagtagtagagacggggtttaaccacactggccaggctggtctcgaactcctgacctcatgatccgcctgcctcagcctcacaaaatgctgggattacaggcttgagccactgcgcctggcctattttttctttcaag
Above is a window of Macaca thibetana thibetana isolate TM-01 chromosome 2, ASM2454274v1, whole genome shotgun sequence DNA encoding:
- the IHO1 gene encoding interactor of HORMAD1 protein 1 isoform X1; this translates as MNFNVWNIKEMLSIPSGSGNKKLSNWNNNQNDYSSLSDSQFLFGSQFCPENSETLSAPLDFGAHLRHSKQSQQNSLEGEPSIFTKYQTKPQLFGGDIKDGGLFPPPLSVGKSKGLLEQFEEKKKRAKDKYDSETLYNFVSNVRESIHRLQTSVEKSEEHLSSRSQSILDSLETVAKTCECLMFEVSAEGTVQETVQAQNDLVFEAVQDKGNMEQAILEMKKRSEARQAEFIEMKSNLKHLEVLVAQQSQEFQQLCEQLGQLNVPSVLAELKRLISVPPVPGHVKDSASQTSPPLAQSLNLTGQEKYTFEKPVLWQAQALPAAWNPGMGSLQPGEFGVWGEGAKNDALQEEAALPAFGSHERNRHVKDKAVQTNCKNWAVTKTDAKNCGSSIQGHKIPSDRDLVSQGASQLTSLEINNFSTSIKNACQKYQAQSMFLCDPREHLVTKQKDGTEEMQGKDKKQQPRKAHRAHRGRLLARKQKQIPNQTSKFNSKYQSPQPAISVPQRPFLGQQEPHAQPLHLQYPRSPRKPVFPILGGTVMPNKTARAVQGRLLQFSRCSSQDNRLLSSSSQGDHQMSWFSDLNLGCSETPLCKEAGKNLLYDLGFDSSDDDDF
- the IHO1 gene encoding interactor of HORMAD1 protein 1 isoform X3, with product MAEENLRKAGHQSQNKKLSNWNNNQNDYSSLSDSQFLFGSQFCPENSETLSAPLDFGAHLRHSKQSQQNSLEGEPSIFTKYQTKPQLFGGDIKDGGLFPPPLSVGKSKGLLEQFEEKKKRAKDKYDSETLYNFVSNVRESIHRLQTSVEKSEEHLSSRSQSILDSLETVAKTCECLMFEVSAEGTVQETVQAQNDLVFEAVQDKGNMEQAILEMKKRSEARQAEFIEMKSNLKHLEVLVAQQSQEFQQLCEQLGQLNVPSVLAELKRLISVPPVPGHVKDSASQTSPPLAQSLNLTGQEKYTFEKPVLWQAQALPAAWNPGMGSLQPGEFGVWGEGAKNDALQEEAALPAFGSHERNRHVKDKAVQTNCKNWAVTKTDAKNCGSSIQGHKIPSDRDLVSQGASQLTSLEINNFSTSIKNACQKYQAQSMFLCDPREHLVTKQKDGTEEMQGKDKKQQPRKAHRAHRGRLLARKQKQIPNQTSKFNSKYQSPQPAISVPQRPFLGQQEPHAQPLHLQYPRSPRKPVFPILGGTVMPNKTARAVQGRLLQFSRCSSQDNRLLSSSSQGDHQMSWFSDLNLGCSETPLCKEAGKNLLYDLGFDSSDDDDF
- the IHO1 gene encoding interactor of HORMAD1 protein 1 isoform X4, translated to MNFNVWNIKEMLSIPSGSGNKKLSNWNNNQNDYSSLSDSQFLFGSQFCPENSETLSAPLDFGAHLRHSKQSQQNSLEGEPSIFTKYQTKPQLFGGDIKDGGLFPPPLSVGKSKGLLEQFEEKKKRAKDKYDSETLYNFVSNVRESIHRLQTSVEKSEEHLSSRSQSILDSLETVAKTLQETVQAQNDLVFEAVQDKGNMEQAILEMKKRSEARQAEFIEMKSNLKHLEVLVAQQSQEFQQLCEQLGQLNVPSVLAELKRLISVPPVPGHVKDSASQTSPPLAQSLNLTGQEKYTFEKPVLWQAQALPAAWNPGMGSLQPGEFGVWGEGAKNDALQEEAALPAFGSHERNRHVKDKAVQTNCKNWAVTKTDAKNCGSSIQGHKIPSDRDLVSQGASQLTSLEINNFSTSIKNACQKYQAQSMFLCDPREHLVTKQKDGTEEMQGKDKKQQPRKAHRAHRGRLLARKQKQIPNQTSKFNSKYQSPQPAISVPQRPFLGQQEPHAQPLHLQYPRSPRKPVFPILGGTVMPNKTARAVQGRLLQFSRCSSQDNRLLSSSSQGDHQMSWFSDLNLGCSETPLCKEAGKNLLYDLGFDSSDDDDF